One region of Thiorhodovibrio frisius genomic DNA includes:
- a CDS encoding histidine kinase, which produces MNPSESIPVRGPRVPELLRSARLLGPLMTVPGVLFVAVLALILHWLRFPPAAGVWLFVALAALGVALLAALVVGQRLYAQLLRPLAHLEESVARVCQGEPGASESLRYAGVLGKMARDIGSLNAELTDLYEDMDARVARQTTRLAQKTASLKILYDVAAGITTADSLEEMLLRFLRVLKEMVNGRAATVRLLMPDGQQRLIGSIGLDNDLIASTDKSPVDLCLCGTVLIPGEILCDHDARYCSRIYGRRMFGSDEIEVVTVPLKHHDELFGAYSIFVDRPGVSVREDILELLRTIGQHIGVAIAKHRSDEEARRLSIVEERSTLAHELHDSLAQTLASLRLKVRMLQDALVDTELPSDARVDLNRLRNGIDEAHGELRELLGSFRAPLDRRGLLPALEHLAQRFRQETNIPTFFQASCRHLELSAAEELHILRIAQEALNNVRKHADAQTVRLLLMQESDGRAALLVEDDGVGFAQPEHQGAPGEHIGLSILEERARRIGADLSIETEPGEGTRVELRFGAGKVGTENHSAPARRAA; this is translated from the coding sequence ATGAATCCCTCTGAGAGCATCCCGGTTCGCGGCCCCAGGGTCCCTGAGCTGCTGCGCTCGGCGCGTCTGCTCGGGCCGCTGATGACAGTGCCGGGGGTGCTCTTTGTTGCTGTTTTGGCGCTAATCCTGCATTGGCTTCGTTTCCCGCCCGCAGCCGGTGTCTGGCTGTTTGTGGCGCTGGCCGCACTTGGCGTGGCGCTGCTTGCCGCGCTTGTGGTGGGGCAGCGGTTGTATGCGCAGTTGCTGCGCCCGCTCGCGCATCTGGAGGAATCAGTCGCGCGCGTGTGCCAGGGCGAACCTGGGGCGAGTGAATCCCTGCGCTACGCCGGGGTGCTGGGGAAAATGGCGCGTGATATCGGCAGTCTGAATGCCGAGCTGACCGACTTGTACGAAGACATGGACGCGCGCGTCGCACGCCAAACCACAAGGCTTGCGCAGAAAACCGCCTCGCTCAAAATTCTCTACGATGTCGCCGCTGGTATCACTACGGCTGACAGTCTCGAGGAAATGCTGCTGCGCTTTTTGCGCGTACTGAAAGAGATGGTCAATGGTCGCGCCGCCACCGTGCGGCTGTTGATGCCGGATGGTCAGCAGCGTCTGATCGGTTCCATCGGTCTGGATAACGACCTCATCGCTAGCACGGACAAATCCCCTGTCGATCTGTGCCTGTGCGGCACGGTGCTAATCCCCGGCGAGATTCTGTGTGACCATGATGCCCGCTATTGCTCGCGCATTTATGGTCGGCGAATGTTCGGCAGCGATGAGATTGAAGTGGTGACAGTGCCGCTCAAGCATCACGATGAACTCTTTGGTGCCTACAGCATTTTTGTCGATCGTCCGGGCGTGTCCGTACGTGAGGATATTCTGGAATTGCTGCGGACCATCGGTCAGCACATCGGCGTGGCTATCGCCAAGCATCGCTCGGATGAGGAAGCGCGGCGGCTGTCGATTGTCGAGGAACGCAGCACCCTGGCGCACGAGCTGCACGATTCCCTGGCGCAGACGCTGGCCAGCTTGCGGCTAAAGGTGCGCATGCTCCAGGATGCTTTGGTCGATACCGAATTGCCAAGCGATGCGCGAGTCGATCTCAACCGCCTGCGCAATGGCATCGACGAGGCTCATGGCGAATTGCGTGAACTCCTCGGCAGCTTTCGTGCGCCACTGGATCGTCGTGGTCTGCTGCCGGCACTGGAACATCTGGCCCAGCGTTTTCGCCAGGAGACCAATATCCCGACCTTCTTCCAGGCGAGTTGCCGTCACCTCGAACTCTCTGCGGCCGAGGAATTACATATTCTGCGCATCGCACAGGAGGCCCTCAATAACGTGCGTAAGCACGCCGATGCGCAGACGGTTCGGCTGCTGCTGATGCAGGAGTCAGATGGCCGCGCCGCGCTGCTGGTGGAGGACGATGGCGTAGGTTTTGCGCAGCCGGAGCATCAGGGCGCGCCGGGCGAACATATCGGGCTGTCCATTCTTGAAGAACGCGCCCGGCGCATCGGTGCCGATCTGAGCATCGAGACCGAGCCGGGGGAGGGTACCCGGGTGGAACTGCGCTTCGGTGCGGGTAAAGTCGGTACTGAAAATCATAGCGCCCCGGCGCGGCGGGCTGCCTGA
- a CDS encoding response regulator, whose product MRVLLIDDHALFRVGLLELLERRGIEVIDAVGDWEVGLRLARDCGPDVVLLDLRMPVMGGIDVLKRMRAEGIERRVAMLTTSTDERDLIGSLQAGANGYLLKDMEPDELVAALRDILAGETVVAKELTGVLARAVRDENTTPVKEPRFSDLTPREMEILCQLAAGLSNKAIARELGISDGTVKLHVKAILRKLEVRSRVEAAVIAVERGLCAETSSKPGADAIAGLSRSHS is encoded by the coding sequence ATGCGGGTGCTGCTGATCGATGACCATGCGCTCTTTCGCGTCGGCCTGCTGGAGTTGCTTGAGCGCCGTGGCATTGAGGTCATAGACGCAGTCGGCGACTGGGAAGTCGGCCTGCGCCTGGCGCGCGATTGCGGTCCGGACGTGGTGCTGCTCGATCTGCGCATGCCGGTGATGGGCGGGATCGATGTGCTTAAGCGCATGCGCGCCGAGGGCATTGAACGGCGCGTGGCCATGCTGACCACCAGTACCGATGAGCGCGACCTGATCGGCTCTCTTCAAGCGGGAGCCAACGGCTATCTGCTAAAGGACATGGAACCGGACGAGTTGGTCGCCGCATTGCGCGATATCCTTGCCGGCGAAACTGTGGTGGCGAAAGAATTAACCGGCGTGCTGGCGCGCGCGGTGCGCGATGAGAACACCACGCCGGTGAAAGAACCGCGCTTTTCCGATCTGACCCCACGCGAGATGGAAATTCTCTGCCAGCTTGCGGCCGGGCTCAGCAACAAAGCCATCGCGCGCGAACTTGGCATCAGCGACGGCACCGTGAAGCTGCATGTTAAAGCCATTCTGCGCAAGCTCGAGGTGCGCTCGCGGGTCGAGGCGGCGGTGATCGCGGTGGAACGTGGCCTGTGTGCAGAGACCTCGTCAAAGCCGGGTGCTGATGCAATTGCCGGTCTTTCCCGCAGTCATAGCTGA
- a CDS encoding rhodanese-like domain-containing protein produces MKKFIELIQHCLTDVREIMPWDLEERLQENPQMLILDVREPDEFDAMHIVGSIHVPRGILESACEWDYEETVPELVQARDREIVVVCRSGNRSVLAAHSMQVLGYTNVVSLQTGLSGWKDYEQPLVNGAGEDVDLDDADVYFTPRVRPEQLKPRSGN; encoded by the coding sequence ATGAAAAAATTTATTGAACTCATTCAGCACTGTCTGACCGACGTGCGCGAGATCATGCCCTGGGATCTCGAAGAACGATTGCAGGAAAATCCGCAGATGCTGATTCTCGACGTGCGCGAGCCGGATGAATTCGACGCCATGCACATTGTCGGCTCCATCCATGTGCCGCGCGGCATTCTGGAGTCGGCCTGCGAATGGGACTATGAGGAGACGGTGCCCGAGTTGGTGCAGGCGCGTGATCGGGAAATCGTGGTGGTGTGCCGCTCTGGAAATCGCAGCGTGCTGGCGGCCCACTCGATGCAAGTGCTGGGTTACACCAATGTGGTCTCGCTACAGACCGGCCTGAGCGGGTGGAAAGACTATGAGCAGCCGCTGGTGAATGGCGCCGGCGAGGATGTCGACCTCGATGACGCCGATGTGTATTTTACACCCCGGGTGCGCCCGGAGCAGCTCAAGCCGCGTTCGGGCAACTGA
- a CDS encoding NAD(P)H-binding protein, with protein sequence MNISIIGGTGFVGQAVVDRLLADGHHLRLLVRPGSGAKAPEHPQCTRIEGRLEDPDSLRSCIAGSDAVIYLVGLLRENAAAGITFELLQFQGVERSIAAAKAAGVARFLLMSANGIDAGETPYQRTKLQAEAALKDSGLEWSIFRPSVIFGEPNGRMEFCSQLKAELIDGPVPAPLFYQGLLPLKAGQFKLGPVWVEDVAAAFATALTGADTIGQTYALCGPSEVSWKEILTTIAAASGKKKTMLPAPVMLIAPIAAVMERFQWFPVTRDQLKMLVVGNCCTEDGFSRLGIRPAPFNTAALKYLG encoded by the coding sequence ATGAATATTTCCATCATCGGCGGTACTGGCTTTGTCGGCCAGGCGGTTGTTGATCGACTACTGGCGGACGGCCATCATCTGAGGCTGCTGGTGCGCCCGGGCAGCGGCGCGAAGGCGCCCGAACACCCCCAATGCACCCGGATTGAAGGCCGGCTTGAAGACCCCGACAGCCTGCGCAGCTGCATCGCGGGGAGCGATGCAGTGATCTATCTGGTTGGCCTGCTGCGCGAGAACGCAGCTGCGGGCATCACCTTCGAACTGCTACAGTTCCAGGGAGTCGAGCGCAGCATCGCCGCCGCAAAAGCGGCAGGCGTCGCGCGTTTCCTGCTGATGAGCGCCAATGGGATTGATGCTGGCGAGACACCTTATCAACGCACCAAGCTCCAAGCCGAGGCTGCGCTCAAAGACTCCGGGCTCGAGTGGAGCATTTTCCGCCCCTCGGTGATCTTCGGCGAACCCAATGGGCGCATGGAGTTCTGCAGCCAGCTCAAGGCCGAACTGATCGACGGCCCGGTTCCGGCGCCGCTATTTTACCAGGGCCTGCTGCCGCTCAAGGCCGGGCAGTTCAAGCTCGGGCCGGTTTGGGTAGAGGATGTGGCCGCAGCCTTCGCCACCGCGCTCACAGGCGCTGACACCATCGGGCAGACCTATGCGCTCTGCGGCCCGAGCGAGGTGAGTTGGAAGGAGATACTGACCACCATCGCTGCGGCAAGCGGCAAGAAGAAGACCATGCTGCCGGCACCGGTCATGCTAATTGCCCCGATAGCCGCCGTGATGGAGCGCTTTCAGTGGTTTCCTGTGACCCGCGATCAGCTCAAAATGCTGGTCGTCGGTAACTGCTGCACTGAGGACGGCTTCAGCCGGCTTGGCATCAGGCCCGCGCCCTTCAATACCGCTGCGCTAAAGTATCTCGGCTAG
- a CDS encoding high-potential iron-sulfur protein — MSDKPMNQSRRDAVKVVLGGLATVPLMNLVGMAAAQAEELPHLDPATNQMAAQLKYVEDATAATERKTDADHCANCMFQMPESADAYIPCTLFTGFSVNRNGWCSSYSPRPAAS, encoded by the coding sequence ATGTCCGATAAGCCAATGAATCAAAGCCGTCGTGATGCTGTCAAGGTGGTTCTCGGTGGTCTCGCGACCGTTCCGTTGATGAACCTCGTCGGCATGGCGGCCGCGCAGGCCGAGGAATTGCCGCATCTTGATCCGGCCACCAATCAAATGGCGGCCCAGCTGAAGTACGTTGAGGATGCCACCGCAGCGACGGAGCGCAAGACGGACGCGGATCACTGCGCCAATTGCATGTTCCAGATGCCGGAAAGTGCTGATGCATACATTCCCTGCACCTTGTTCACTGGGTTCTCCGTGAACCGGAATGGCTGGTGCTCCTCGTATTCTCCTAGGCCGGCCGCTTCCTGA
- a CDS encoding RlmE family RNA methyltransferase: MAVRSKSSQRWLERQRRDPYVKQAQSEGYRSRAAYKFLEIDAKDRLLRPGMRVLDLGAAPGGWSQVLAAGVGSRGQVIALDLLPMDPVPGVVFIQGDFTEDEPLERIHAALNGEFVDLVLSDMAPNISGMRAVDQPRSVHLCELALDLATRVLQSGGHLVIKAFHGEGFDQLVRELRRCFERVVTRKPDASRANSRETYLVATGFRSACRSPVRG; encoded by the coding sequence ATGGCGGTGCGAAGCAAAAGCAGCCAGCGCTGGCTTGAGCGCCAGCGTCGTGACCCCTATGTCAAGCAGGCGCAATCCGAGGGTTATCGCTCGCGGGCTGCCTATAAGTTCCTGGAAATCGACGCGAAAGACCGGCTGCTGCGCCCGGGAATGCGGGTGCTTGACCTGGGCGCTGCCCCAGGCGGCTGGTCACAGGTTCTGGCGGCTGGTGTTGGGAGTCGTGGGCAGGTGATTGCACTTGACCTGTTGCCGATGGACCCTGTGCCGGGCGTGGTTTTTATTCAGGGGGATTTCACCGAGGATGAGCCCCTGGAACGGATCCATGCGGCTCTGAATGGAGAATTTGTTGACCTTGTGCTTTCCGACATGGCCCCAAATATCTCGGGAATGCGGGCGGTGGATCAACCGCGCTCAGTGCATCTTTGCGAGTTGGCACTGGACTTGGCAACCAGAGTGCTGCAATCTGGCGGTCATCTGGTGATCAAGGCGTTTCATGGCGAAGGGTTTGACCAACTGGTGCGCGAATTGCGACGCTGTTTCGAGCGGGTCGTCACGCGCAAGCCAGACGCCTCGCGGGCCAACAGCCGTGAAACCTATCTGGTTGCCACGGGTTTTCGCTCAGCATGCCGATCGCCGGTTCGGGGTTGA
- the ftsH gene encoding ATP-dependent zinc metalloprotease FtsH, which yields MAKNLLLWVVIAIVLMSVFNNFTTAPSTPRTMAYSDFLEQVQQGQVKEVVVTGRTIEGVGVDGHKFTTYSPGDDGLVGDLLNNNVEIKAAPPEKQSLLMQILINWFPLFILIGLWIFFMRQMQGGAGGRGAMSFGKSKARMLSEDQVKVTFADVAGAEEAKDEVVEVVDFLKDPSKFQKLGGKIPKGVLMVGPPGTGKTLLARAIAGEAKVPFFTISGSDFVEMFVGVGASRVRDMFEQAKKHAPCIIFIDEIDAVGRHRGAGLGGGHDEREQTLNQLLVEMDGFEGTEGVIVIAATNRPDVLDPALLRPGRFDRQVVVPLPDVRGREQILKVHMRKVPTAEDVKASILARGTPGFSGADLANLVNEAALFAARSNKRLVDMQDLEKAKDKIMMGAERRSMVMSDDEKKLTAYHESGHAIVGRLVPQHDPVHKVSIIPRGRALGVTLFLPEDDRFSYSKQRLESQISSLFGGRIAEELIFGPEMVTTGASNDIQRATELARNMVTRWGLSDRLGPLAYGEDEQEVFLGHSVTQHKSVSDETSHVIDEEVRSFIDRNYERAKNLLNENMEKLHNMAAALIKYETIDLEQINDIMEGRPPRPPKDWDKEDAQHPPGGSADAPVTSDEDGKPVSGIGPIGGPAGEH from the coding sequence ATGGCAAAGAATCTGCTTCTGTGGGTGGTCATCGCGATTGTGCTGATGTCCGTCTTTAATAATTTCACAACGGCTCCAAGCACGCCGCGGACCATGGCCTACTCGGATTTTCTCGAGCAGGTGCAGCAGGGTCAGGTCAAGGAGGTGGTGGTGACGGGGCGCACCATTGAAGGTGTGGGTGTCGATGGCCACAAGTTCACCACCTACAGCCCGGGCGACGATGGTTTGGTGGGCGACCTGCTTAACAACAATGTTGAGATCAAAGCCGCGCCACCCGAGAAGCAGTCGCTGTTGATGCAGATACTGATCAACTGGTTCCCGCTGTTTATACTGATCGGCCTGTGGATTTTCTTCATGCGCCAGATGCAGGGCGGCGCCGGCGGGCGCGGTGCCATGTCCTTTGGCAAGAGCAAGGCGCGCATGTTGAGCGAGGACCAGGTTAAGGTCACTTTTGCTGATGTGGCCGGAGCCGAGGAAGCCAAAGACGAAGTCGTCGAGGTGGTCGATTTCCTCAAAGACCCATCCAAGTTCCAGAAACTCGGTGGCAAGATTCCCAAAGGCGTGCTCATGGTCGGCCCGCCTGGCACCGGTAAAACGCTGCTTGCGCGCGCGATTGCCGGTGAGGCCAAGGTCCCTTTCTTCACCATCTCAGGTTCGGACTTTGTCGAGATGTTCGTCGGCGTCGGTGCCTCGCGCGTGCGCGATATGTTCGAACAGGCCAAAAAGCACGCGCCCTGCATTATTTTTATCGATGAGATCGACGCCGTCGGTCGTCATCGCGGTGCCGGCCTTGGCGGCGGCCATGACGAGCGCGAGCAGACGCTGAACCAACTGCTGGTGGAGATGGACGGCTTTGAGGGGACCGAAGGCGTCATTGTCATTGCCGCTACCAACAGACCCGATGTGCTCGACCCGGCGCTGCTGCGGCCCGGTCGCTTTGACCGTCAGGTGGTCGTGCCCCTGCCCGATGTGCGCGGACGCGAGCAGATTCTGAAGGTCCACATGCGCAAGGTGCCGACCGCCGAGGATGTGAAGGCGTCCATCCTCGCGCGCGGCACGCCCGGTTTCTCGGGTGCCGATCTGGCCAATCTGGTCAATGAGGCAGCGCTTTTTGCCGCCCGCTCCAACAAGCGCTTGGTGGATATGCAGGACCTTGAAAAGGCGAAGGACAAGATCATGATGGGCGCCGAGCGGCGCTCCATGGTGATGTCTGATGATGAGAAGAAGCTCACTGCTTATCATGAGTCTGGCCACGCCATCGTCGGGCGCTTGGTGCCCCAGCATGATCCGGTGCACAAAGTCAGCATCATTCCGCGCGGACGGGCGCTGGGCGTGACGCTGTTTTTGCCCGAGGATGACCGCTTTAGCTACAGCAAGCAGCGGCTTGAGAGTCAAATCTCCAGTCTGTTCGGCGGGCGCATTGCCGAGGAACTGATCTTCGGACCGGAGATGGTCACCACGGGCGCATCAAACGACATCCAGCGTGCCACTGAGCTGGCGCGCAACATGGTCACCCGCTGGGGCCTGTCGGACAGGCTCGGCCCGCTGGCCTACGGTGAGGACGAGCAGGAAGTTTTTCTCGGCCACTCGGTCACTCAGCACAAGTCGGTGTCCGATGAGACCTCGCACGTGATCGACGAAGAAGTGCGCAGTTTCATTGATCGCAACTATGAGCGCGCCAAGAACCTGCTGAATGAGAACATGGAGAAGCTCCACAACATGGCCGCCGCGCTGATCAAGTACGAGACCATTGACCTGGAGCAGATCAACGACATCATGGAAGGCCGTCCGCCGCGCCCGCCCAAGGATTGGGACAAGGAAGATGCGCAGCATCCACCCGGCGGCAGTGCCGATGCTCCGGTGACTTCGGACGAGGATGGTAAGCCCGTCAGCGGCATTGGTCCAATCGGCGGTCCCGCAGGCGAGCATTGA
- the folP gene encoding dihydropteroate synthase, protein MTLDLTQPSVMGVLNVTPDSFSDGGRYAQIDAACAHAQAMTEAGAKIIDIGGESTRPGAAVVAAAEQLDRVIPVIERIAPTLGAVISIDTSDPVVMREAVGAGAGIINDIRALREPGAMATAVELQVPVVLMHMRGDPATMQQNPDYDDVVAEVAGFLRARLKAAEDAGMARDNLLIDPGFGFGKRLEHNLALLAGLNSLLALGAPVLVGLSRKSMLGALTGAELGERMPAGLAAAVMAVERGAAIVRTHDVAATVQALKLVQAVRLAGKP, encoded by the coding sequence TTGACGCTCGATCTCACTCAGCCCTCTGTCATGGGCGTGCTCAATGTCACGCCCGATTCCTTCTCTGATGGCGGGCGCTACGCCCAGATAGATGCCGCCTGCGCGCACGCGCAGGCTATGACCGAGGCCGGGGCGAAAATCATCGATATCGGCGGCGAGTCAACCCGGCCCGGCGCTGCCGTTGTCGCCGCGGCCGAGCAGCTTGATCGCGTCATCCCGGTAATTGAACGCATCGCGCCCACCCTGGGCGCGGTGATTTCTATCGACACCTCCGATCCTGTTGTGATGCGCGAGGCCGTCGGTGCTGGTGCCGGCATCATTAACGACATTCGCGCCCTGCGCGAGCCTGGTGCCATGGCCACGGCCGTCGAGTTGCAAGTCCCTGTCGTGCTGATGCACATGCGCGGCGACCCCGCGACCATGCAGCAGAACCCGGATTACGACGATGTGGTGGCCGAGGTGGCGGGATTTTTGCGCGCGCGGCTGAAGGCTGCTGAAGATGCTGGCATGGCGAGGGATAATCTTCTGATCGACCCCGGATTTGGTTTCGGCAAGCGCTTGGAGCATAATTTGGCGCTTTTGGCGGGGCTTAACTCCTTGCTTGCACTAGGCGCGCCGGTGCTGGTTGGGCTGTCGCGCAAGTCCATGCTGGGCGCCCTGACCGGTGCCGAGCTGGGCGAGCGTATGCCAGCGGGGCTCGCGGCAGCCGTCATGGCGGTGGAGCGCGGGGCCGCCATTGTGCGCACCCATGATGTCGCAGCGACTGTGCAAGCGCTCAAGCTGGTACAGGCTGTGCGGCTGGCTGGAAAGCCGTGA
- the glmM gene encoding phosphoglucosamine mutase produces MRKYFGTDGIRGRVGDPSVSPDFVLKLGWAAGRVLARHGNGRKVLIGKDTRISGYMFESALEAGLVAAGLDIRLLGPMPTPGVAYLTRTLRALAGIVITASHNPYEDNGIKFFSGAGDKLPDDTELAIEDELELPLEAVPASALGKAKRVEDASGRYIEFCKSTVPSWFSLNGLRIVIDCAHGATYNIAPFVFEELGGEIISLGVEPDGFNINRAVGSLHPEILQQAVKREQADLGIAFDGDGDRVLMVDADGRLIDGDLMLYLIAKSRQQAGCLKGPVVGTLMSNLALEQALQRLGIDFARVKVGDRYIMERLKADDGILGGEPSGHIICRDRTSTGDGIIAALQVLAALAVSEQSLAEAASAVAQYPQVLINLRLERRVDVMALPGVQRAVRAVEERLGEQGRVLLRPSGTEPVVRVMVEGRDSDQVEQMAAELADSVREQVGA; encoded by the coding sequence ATGCGAAAGTATTTCGGAACCGATGGTATTCGCGGTCGCGTAGGCGACCCCAGCGTCAGCCCGGATTTTGTGCTCAAACTGGGCTGGGCTGCCGGACGCGTTTTAGCACGCCATGGCAACGGCCGCAAGGTGCTGATCGGCAAGGACACGCGAATTTCTGGCTATATGTTTGAGTCCGCCCTAGAGGCGGGGCTGGTGGCGGCGGGGTTGGATATCCGGCTGCTTGGACCGATGCCAACGCCGGGCGTGGCCTATTTGACCCGTACCCTGCGTGCCTTGGCGGGCATTGTCATCACCGCGTCCCACAATCCGTATGAGGACAATGGCATTAAGTTTTTCTCCGGCGCTGGGGATAAGCTGCCCGATGACACCGAGCTGGCAATCGAGGACGAACTCGAACTCCCGCTCGAGGCGGTCCCGGCGAGCGCGCTTGGCAAAGCCAAGCGGGTCGAGGATGCAAGCGGGCGCTACATCGAGTTCTGCAAGAGTACGGTGCCCTCGTGGTTCTCGTTAAATGGGCTGCGAATTGTGATCGATTGCGCCCATGGCGCTACCTATAATATTGCTCCGTTCGTGTTTGAGGAACTCGGTGGCGAGATTATCAGCCTTGGCGTTGAGCCGGATGGCTTCAATATCAACCGTGCGGTCGGATCATTGCATCCCGAGATTTTGCAGCAGGCGGTCAAGCGCGAGCAAGCCGATCTTGGCATTGCTTTCGATGGTGACGGGGATCGGGTGCTGATGGTAGATGCCGACGGGCGGCTGATCGATGGCGACTTGATGCTTTACCTGATTGCCAAGTCCCGCCAGCAGGCTGGCTGTCTGAAAGGCCCCGTGGTGGGCACCCTGATGAGTAATCTGGCGCTGGAGCAGGCCCTACAGCGACTTGGCATCGACTTCGCCCGCGTCAAGGTCGGTGATCGCTACATCATGGAGCGGCTCAAGGCCGATGATGGCATTCTTGGCGGGGAGCCCTCGGGTCATATTATCTGTCGGGACCGCACCTCGACCGGCGATGGCATTATTGCGGCCTTGCAGGTGTTGGCCGCGCTCGCAGTCTCGGAGCAAAGCCTGGCTGAGGCCGCGAGCGCGGTGGCACAGTATCCGCAGGTGTTGATCAATCTGCGCCTGGAGCGCCGGGTGGATGTCATGGCGCTGCCTGGTGTGCAGCGTGCGGTGCGTGCAGTGGAGGAGCGCCTGGGCGAACAAGGACGGGTGCTGTTGCGCCCATCCGGTACCGAGCCCGTGGTGCGGGTAATGGTGGAAGGACGCGATAGCGATCAGGTCGAACAGATGGCGGCCGAGCTGGCCGACAGCGTGCGCGAACAAGTGGGTGCCTAA
- a CDS encoding sodium-dependent transporter — protein MATSTSIHGMWSSRFAFILAASGSAVGLGNIWRFPYTAGEYGGGAFVLVYLLCVGMIGIPIMMAEVMLGRRGRQSPINTMRALAQAQAAPKVWQFVGWLGILSGFLILSFYSVVAGWTLAYMLRAGMGGFAGIDAAASSQVFSSLIADPWQLLLWHSVFMVMVALVVARGVSGGLEQAVRFLMPALFALLLVMVVYAATQSGAFVQGLEYLFRPDFAEFQGRAGEAILSAMGQAFFSLSLGMGAIMMYGSYLSSQASITQNVVIIAGMDTLVALLAGMAIFPIVLANGLAPGSGPGLIFETLPIAFGQMPGGQFFAVLFFLLLLFAAWTSAISLLEPLTAWLVENRGWQRPVAAAIGTGLIWLLGIACLLSLNLWSDITLFGKGFFDFFDYATSNVLLPIGGVLIAVFAGWVLSRQVTAAELMGGERRGYLLWRFLIRYISPVGVTIVFLNAIGLI, from the coding sequence ATGGCAACTTCAACCAGCATCCATGGCATGTGGTCATCGCGTTTTGCCTTTATCCTGGCGGCCAGTGGCTCGGCGGTCGGCCTCGGCAATATCTGGCGCTTTCCCTATACCGCCGGCGAGTATGGCGGCGGCGCCTTTGTGCTGGTGTATCTGCTGTGCGTGGGGATGATCGGGATTCCCATCATGATGGCTGAGGTCATGCTTGGGCGGCGCGGGCGCCAGAGCCCCATCAACACCATGCGCGCTCTTGCGCAGGCCCAGGCTGCACCCAAAGTCTGGCAGTTTGTCGGCTGGCTCGGAATTCTCTCAGGGTTTCTGATTCTGTCTTTCTATAGTGTGGTGGCCGGGTGGACGCTGGCCTATATGTTGCGTGCTGGCATGGGGGGCTTTGCGGGGATTGACGCCGCCGCCTCGAGCCAGGTGTTCTCCAGCCTCATTGCCGATCCCTGGCAACTCTTGCTGTGGCACAGCGTTTTCATGGTGATGGTCGCGCTGGTGGTGGCGCGCGGTGTATCCGGCGGTCTGGAGCAGGCGGTGCGCTTTCTGATGCCGGCGCTCTTTGCGCTCTTGCTAGTGATGGTGGTCTATGCGGCCACCCAGAGCGGTGCCTTTGTTCAGGGGCTTGAGTACCTGTTCCGTCCGGATTTTGCCGAGTTCCAGGGCCGCGCTGGCGAGGCGATTCTCAGCGCCATGGGTCAGGCGTTTTTCAGCCTGAGCTTAGGCATGGGGGCCATCATGATGTACGGCTCCTATCTTAGCAGCCAGGCGTCTATCACTCAGAATGTTGTCATTATCGCGGGCATGGATACCCTAGTGGCCCTGCTTGCGGGCATGGCTATCTTCCCGATTGTGTTGGCCAATGGTCTCGCCCCCGGCAGTGGCCCGGGCCTGATCTTTGAGACTCTGCCGATTGCCTTTGGGCAAATGCCTGGCGGGCAATTTTTTGCGGTGTTGTTCTTCTTGCTACTCCTGTTTGCTGCCTGGACCTCGGCGATTTCCCTGCTTGAGCCGCTGACGGCCTGGCTGGTTGAAAACCGTGGCTGGCAGCGGCCGGTTGCCGCCGCGATTGGTACCGGGCTGATCTGGTTGTTGGGTATCGCCTGTCTGTTGTCGCTCAATCTTTGGTCCGATATCACGCTGTTTGGAAAGGGCTTTTTTGATTTTTTCGACTATGCCACATCGAATGTGCTGTTGCCAATTGGCGGTGTGCTCATCGCTGTTTTTGCCGGCTGGGTGCTGAGCCGGCAGGTCACGGCCGCAGAACTGATGGGCGGCGAACGCCGCGGCTACCTTTTGTGGCGCTTCCTGATTCGCTATATCTCGCCGGTTGGCGTAACCATTGTTTTTCTCAATGCCATTGGATTGATTTAA
- a CDS encoding type II toxin-antitoxin system RatA family toxin — translation MFQLVADVEGYPKFLPWCHATQLLSRTEDEICGRIEVSRLGIHQAFSTCNRIDPPYRMDINLKDGPFRKLTGGWVFTPLREDACKVELELEFEFSGRMIDRAFGAVFGQIAGSLVDAFCKRADEVHGV, via the coding sequence ATGTTTCAGCTTGTCGCCGACGTGGAGGGCTATCCCAAGTTTTTGCCCTGGTGTCATGCGACCCAGCTGCTGTCGCGAACGGAGGATGAAATCTGCGGTCGCATCGAGGTCTCGCGCCTGGGTATTCATCAGGCCTTTTCCACCTGCAATCGCATCGACCCGCCGTATCGGATGGATATCAACTTGAAAGACGGACCCTTTCGCAAGCTCACCGGCGGCTGGGTGTTCACCCCGCTGCGCGAGGATGCCTGCAAGGTGGAACTGGAGCTGGAGTTTGAGTTCTCCGGGCGGATGATCGACCGTGCCTTTGGTGCCGTTTTTGGCCAGATCGCCGGCTCGCTGGTCGATGCCTTTTGCAAACGAGCCGATGAGGTGCATGGTGTCTAA